From the genome of Staphylococcus haemolyticus, one region includes:
- a CDS encoding SDR family oxidoreductase, with product MQTVLIIGANGKVSIEATKLFLEDSNFNVDLFLRNAHRIPDYASNRVTVYEGDAKNSKDLEQALDKVDVVFASLSGSLDIEAQAIVDAMSKKDVKRLIFVAAPGIYDELPAKFNEFNKSQFGDKLTKYRKAADIIEASTLDYTIIRPAWLTFKNETDYEVTSKDTQFRGTEVSRRSIASLAVRIAKNPELYSKENIGVNKPNTDGDKPAWFK from the coding sequence ATGCAAACAGTATTAATAATAGGCGCAAATGGTAAGGTCTCTATCGAGGCTACTAAATTATTTTTAGAGGATTCTAATTTTAATGTCGATTTATTTTTAAGAAATGCGCATCGAATTCCTGATTACGCATCAAATCGAGTAACAGTTTATGAAGGTGATGCTAAAAACTCAAAAGATTTAGAGCAAGCACTTGATAAAGTTGATGTTGTATTTGCTAGTCTATCTGGATCACTAGATATCGAAGCACAAGCTATTGTAGATGCTATGTCTAAAAAAGATGTTAAACGATTAATCTTTGTAGCTGCCCCTGGTATTTACGATGAATTACCAGCTAAATTTAATGAATTTAATAAATCTCAATTTGGAGATAAATTGACAAAATATCGTAAAGCTGCAGATATTATAGAAGCATCAACATTAGATTATACAATTATTCGTCCAGCATGGCTTACATTTAAAAATGAGACAGATTACGAAGTTACATCGAAGGATACTCAATTTAGAGGAACAGAAGTTTCAAGACGCAGTATTGCAAGTTTAGCTGTACGTATAGCGAAAAACCCAGAACTATATTCTAAAGAAAACATAGGTGTTAATAAACCAAACACTGATGGAGATAAACCAGCTTGGTTCAAATAA